In a genomic window of Chryseobacterium sp. G0162:
- a CDS encoding MFS transporter, which translates to MISFTPLQTLQNVEFRNLLTGRFFIVLAFRMLATLLGWWVYQLTKDPFSIGLIGLSEVIPAVSCALYAGHVIDMNEKKRLLLICNYAYIFLIGLLLIPAFFNVQMHFTGHQITYFIYGVIFFTGIARAFIGPIVPSMIPKIVKKENLPNAVTLNQATFLISSVCGHAAGGLLIGYFGVRWTLVVILSLIFIASLFFWQLSQQHSEHKKENVDVVESMREGITYIFKTKEILGALCLDMFAVLFGGAVAMIPVFATDILNSGAEGFGLLNAASDIGSMFIITLLSIIPLRKNQGKILLAVVTGFGICIVGFGLSKLYWLSFMFLVLSGMLDGISVVIRGTIVQLKTPDHIRGRVLSVNSIFIMSSNEMGQFESGVMAKLLGVVRSVVFGGCMTVLVALVVGSTNPKLRKMQY; encoded by the coding sequence ATGATTTCCTTTACCCCGTTACAAACATTACAAAATGTTGAGTTCAGAAATCTTCTTACCGGGAGATTTTTTATTGTTTTAGCTTTCAGAATGCTTGCCACTTTATTAGGATGGTGGGTGTATCAATTAACCAAAGATCCTTTTTCAATTGGCCTTATCGGACTTTCAGAGGTTATTCCTGCGGTGAGCTGTGCTTTATATGCCGGCCATGTTATTGATATGAATGAAAAGAAGAGATTGTTACTCATTTGTAATTATGCTTATATTTTTCTCATCGGACTTCTTTTGATTCCTGCTTTTTTCAATGTTCAAATGCATTTTACAGGGCATCAGATCACCTATTTCATTTATGGAGTTATATTTTTTACAGGAATAGCAAGAGCCTTTATAGGTCCCATTGTTCCTTCTATGATTCCTAAAATTGTAAAGAAAGAAAACTTACCCAATGCGGTTACTCTTAACCAGGCAACCTTCCTGATATCTTCAGTTTGCGGACATGCGGCCGGAGGACTTCTTATCGGATATTTCGGAGTACGATGGACATTGGTTGTTATTTTATCTCTGATATTTATTGCCTCGCTTTTTTTCTGGCAACTGAGCCAGCAGCATTCTGAGCATAAGAAAGAAAATGTAGATGTTGTGGAAAGTATGCGTGAGGGAATTACTTATATCTTTAAAACAAAGGAAATTCTGGGCGCTTTGTGCCTTGACATGTTTGCCGTACTTTTTGGAGGAGCAGTAGCTATGATTCCTGTATTTGCAACAGATATCCTGAATTCAGGTGCCGAAGGATTTGGTCTACTGAACGCTGCTTCTGATATTGGTTCCATGTTCATTATCACACTTTTATCTATTATTCCTTTACGTAAAAACCAGGGAAAAATACTGCTTGCGGTAGTGACCGGATTTGGAATCTGTATTGTAGGATTTGGGCTATCAAAACTTTACTGGCTTTCTTTTATGTTCCTGGTATTAAGTGGAATGCTTGATGGTATTTCCGTAGTCATTAGAGGAACCATTGTACAGTTAAAAACTCCAGATCATATAAGAGGACGTGTATTGAGTGTTAATTCTATATTTATTATGTCCAGCAATGAGATGGGACAATTTGAAAGTGGAGTAATGGCTAAATTACTAGGTGTAGTTCGCTCTGTAGTATTTGGCGGATGCATGACAGTCCTGGTAGCCTTAGTTGTTGGAAGCACCAATCCAAAACTGAGAAAGATGCAATATTAG
- a CDS encoding T9SS type B sorting domain-containing protein, giving the protein MKKYLLIFLIFITQMVFAQQDCITAIPICSDSEISLKPNGYGSTKEGSGCLTNETNSMWFTFSIQTAGTLTFLVTPIGPTAASIDYDFALYGPNHDCANIRETPLRCSFAGLGSSITPPLTGLDMTSTEITEGGGGTGFVKYIDVLPGQVYHLFLNNYSTEVAPFKLSFGGTATLLTPFDNNSLKIYQPFPFLKPGPKQDGNIDICGNPVTFDFATLSNHIRNNNPNFVIKYYRSAADAASDYDPITTPIPVNTTANYTYSISYVDPTKPVNFLNQCREFGDIKFFDRSFALTPGELTSCSNNNSGTALYDLSTADIGLTPNLTVKYYPSMYDLDHVINEITNPYQYVSAEGSAFVKATNEYGCITITEIKLKFHPLVKVLAEPTLTECHIEATPSMGLFNLENAPVITAASGYKKKYFPSLADAVDATNEITNYKTYTAPNGVIYVRVYDNLGCFNVVKVTLKVLPPEKSSVLKDKIICMEDKTTLDAGPGFKKYEWSTGATTQSISNVGVGTYWVKLTSKVGECISTQKVTVYPSEQPVITSIDVSTTNLTVNVIGGTPDYKYSIDNVVWQDSNVFTNVARGNYKIYVKDAYDCDPIEIEALVPNIVNVITPNGDGINDVMDYSAIAGKLNLTLSIFDRYGVKIHQADKSNGYKWDGTIAGKKIPTGTYWYSLTWNENNQKNTPFKFSGWIIVKNRE; this is encoded by the coding sequence ATGAAAAAATATCTACTGATTTTTCTAATTTTCATTACCCAAATGGTTTTTGCACAACAGGACTGCATCACCGCTATACCCATATGCAGTGATTCAGAGATCTCCCTGAAACCTAATGGGTACGGAAGCACAAAAGAAGGAAGTGGCTGTCTAACCAACGAAACAAACTCTATGTGGTTTACTTTCAGCATACAAACAGCTGGAACACTTACCTTTCTAGTCACCCCCATAGGTCCTACAGCAGCCAGCATCGATTACGACTTTGCACTTTACGGTCCAAACCACGACTGCGCCAACATAAGAGAAACACCTCTAAGATGTTCTTTTGCAGGATTAGGAAGTTCTATCACTCCACCTTTAACAGGACTTGATATGACTTCTACAGAGATTACAGAAGGCGGTGGCGGAACTGGATTTGTAAAATATATCGATGTACTTCCAGGACAGGTATATCATTTATTTTTAAATAACTACTCAACAGAGGTTGCCCCTTTCAAGTTAAGCTTCGGAGGAACAGCAACACTGCTTACTCCATTTGACAACAATTCATTAAAAATCTACCAACCTTTCCCGTTTCTAAAGCCTGGCCCGAAACAGGATGGAAATATTGACATTTGTGGAAATCCTGTAACATTTGATTTCGCCACACTATCCAATCACATCAGAAATAACAACCCTAATTTTGTTATAAAATATTACCGAAGTGCAGCGGATGCGGCGAGTGATTACGACCCTATCACAACCCCTATTCCGGTAAATACAACTGCGAATTATACTTACTCTATTTCTTATGTTGACCCTACCAAACCCGTTAACTTCTTAAATCAGTGTAGGGAATTTGGAGACATCAAGTTTTTTGACAGATCTTTTGCATTAACTCCCGGAGAACTTACCTCATGTAGCAATAACAACTCAGGAACAGCATTATATGACTTATCAACAGCAGATATAGGACTAACCCCTAATCTTACTGTAAAGTACTACCCTTCAATGTATGACCTGGACCATGTCATTAACGAAATAACCAATCCTTATCAATATGTTTCTGCTGAAGGATCCGCTTTTGTAAAAGCAACCAACGAGTATGGATGTATTACGATTACAGAAATTAAATTAAAATTCCACCCGCTGGTAAAAGTTCTTGCCGAACCTACACTTACTGAGTGTCATATAGAAGCAACGCCTTCTATGGGGCTGTTCAACCTTGAAAACGCACCGGTTATAACAGCAGCTTCTGGTTATAAGAAAAAGTACTTCCCTTCACTGGCTGATGCTGTAGATGCAACCAATGAAATAACAAACTATAAGACCTATACCGCTCCTAATGGTGTAATATATGTAAGAGTATATGACAATCTTGGATGCTTCAATGTTGTTAAAGTAACACTTAAAGTACTTCCTCCGGAAAAATCCAGCGTACTTAAGGATAAAATCATCTGTATGGAAGACAAAACCACTCTGGATGCAGGACCTGGATTCAAAAAATACGAATGGAGCACCGGAGCAACGACACAAAGCATCAGCAATGTAGGAGTAGGCACCTATTGGGTAAAGCTTACCAGTAAAGTTGGAGAATGTATTTCCACTCAAAAGGTAACAGTATACCCTTCTGAGCAACCTGTAATCACAAGCATTGATGTATCTACAACAAATCTAACAGTTAATGTAATTGGAGGAACTCCTGACTACAAGTACTCTATAGACAATGTTGTATGGCAGGATTCTAATGTATTCACTAATGTTGCAAGAGGTAATTACAAAATATATGTAAAAGATGCTTACGATTGTGATCCTATTGAAATTGAGGCATTAGTACCTAACATCGTCAACGTTATCACTCCAAACGGAGACGGAATTAATGATGTTATGGATTACTCTGCAATTGCAGGCAAACTAAATCTGACTTTAAGTATTTTCGACAGATATGGTGTTAAAATTCACCAGGCTGACAAATCCAATGGATACAAATGGGACGGAACAATTGCCGGTAAAAAAATACCTACTGGTACTTATTGGTACTCATTAACCTGGAATGAGAATAACCAAAAGAACACACCATTCAAATTCTCAGGATGGATTATTGTGAAAAACAGAGAGTAA
- the dnaB gene encoding replicative DNA helicase: MAQKETLSSLTHGNFAKELSIADGKMPPNAVDFERLVIGTFLIDKKGLDHSIDLLTPEVFYDPRHQVIFSIILKLYEGNHPVDLMTIIQDLKKEDKLSQAGGDHYIIDLTMGVSSSAHIEYHVRVILEKYILRSLINVSANVIDSSYKESTDVFELLDKAEQSFFEITNGTIKKGFDTANSLVKQAIDTIKSLKDKEGLSGVPSGFRDVDKETGGWQNSDLIIIAARPAMGKTAFLLSMARNIAVGHKIPMALFSLEMASVQLITRMIASETRISSEKLRKGTLDDEEWQRLFSNVSELENAPLYIDETPSLSIFDFRAKCRRLVMQHGVRLIMVDYLQLMTAGSSGKGVGNREQEISMISRSLKAIAKELNVPVIALSQLSRSVETRPGKRPQLSDLRESGAIEQDADIVSFIFRPEYYKITVWDNDEEGQETSTENQAELIIAKHRNGATADVRLSFLKHFAKFGDIEAALDGGMGGGYPSNFGEPSGFDKIKTTIQPGAAFDLPDSSKLSGSSMNDFDDDDDFPF, from the coding sequence ATGGCGCAGAAAGAAACATTATCATCCCTTACACACGGAAACTTTGCAAAAGAACTGTCTATTGCGGATGGAAAAATGCCTCCTAATGCAGTGGATTTTGAAAGACTTGTTATCGGAACTTTTTTGATTGACAAGAAAGGTCTGGATCATTCCATTGACCTCCTTACTCCGGAAGTATTTTACGATCCCAGACATCAGGTTATTTTTTCTATCATCTTAAAGCTTTATGAAGGCAACCATCCGGTAGATTTAATGACCATTATTCAGGATCTTAAAAAAGAGGATAAATTAAGTCAGGCAGGAGGAGATCATTATATCATTGACCTTACTATGGGAGTAAGTTCATCTGCCCACATTGAGTATCACGTTCGTGTTATTCTTGAAAAATATATTTTAAGAAGTCTTATTAACGTTTCTGCGAATGTGATTGATTCTTCTTATAAAGAATCAACGGATGTATTTGAACTTCTGGATAAAGCAGAACAATCTTTCTTTGAGATCACCAACGGAACCATTAAAAAAGGTTTTGACACGGCTAATTCATTAGTAAAACAAGCGATTGACACCATCAAATCTTTAAAAGACAAAGAGGGACTTTCCGGTGTTCCTTCAGGATTTAGGGATGTAGATAAAGAAACCGGAGGATGGCAGAATTCCGACCTTATTATCATTGCTGCCCGTCCGGCGATGGGAAAAACCGCCTTTCTTCTTTCGATGGCAAGAAATATTGCTGTGGGCCATAAAATCCCAATGGCACTGTTCTCTCTCGAGATGGCTTCAGTACAGCTTATTACCAGGATGATCGCCTCGGAAACAAGAATCTCATCCGAAAAACTCCGAAAAGGAACTCTTGACGATGAAGAATGGCAAAGACTATTCTCCAACGTATCTGAATTGGAAAATGCTCCTTTATATATAGATGAAACGCCATCACTTTCGATCTTTGACTTCCGTGCAAAATGCCGAAGACTGGTAATGCAGCACGGGGTAAGACTGATAATGGTCGACTACCTTCAGCTGATGACAGCGGGGAGCAGCGGAAAAGGAGTTGGAAACCGTGAACAGGAAATTTCCATGATCTCCCGTTCATTAAAAGCGATTGCAAAAGAATTGAACGTCCCGGTAATTGCACTTTCTCAGCTTTCACGTAGTGTGGAAACGCGTCCCGGAAAAAGACCTCAGCTTTCAGATCTGAGGGAATCCGGAGCGATTGAGCAGGATGCAGATATTGTATCTTTCATCTTCAGACCGGAATACTATAAAATTACTGTTTGGGATAATGATGAAGAGGGACAGGAAACTTCCACGGAAAATCAGGCCGAATTAATTATCGCAAAACACAGGAATGGTGCCACAGCGGATGTAAGACTATCTTTCTTAAAGCACTTTGCAAAATTTGGTGATATTGAAGCGGCTCTTGATGGCGGCATGGGAGGTGGATATCCATCGAACTTTGGGGAACCAAGCGGTTTTGATAAAATCAAAACAACCATCCAACCGGGGGCAGCGTTTGATCTTCCGGACAGTTCGAAACTTTCAGGATCTTCCATGAATGATTTTGATGATGATGATGACTTCCCATTTTAA
- the rnhA gene encoding ribonuclease HI → MRIEIYTDGACSGNPGKGGYGILMRVPEKNYQKTFSKGFRKTTNNRMELLAVISALEKLKSTENDIHVYTDSKYVADAVNQNWITGWIKRGWKNVKNPDLWKRFIEVYNQHKPTMHWVKGHAGHFENELCDKLAVAAASSSELEIDTYFEGLENNSLF, encoded by the coding sequence TTGAGAATCGAAATTTATACAGATGGTGCATGCAGTGGAAATCCCGGAAAAGGCGGATATGGTATTCTCATGCGTGTTCCTGAAAAAAACTATCAGAAAACATTTTCTAAAGGCTTTCGAAAAACCACCAACAACAGAATGGAACTCCTTGCTGTAATTTCTGCACTGGAAAAACTAAAATCTACGGAAAATGATATTCATGTATATACTGATAGCAAGTATGTAGCAGATGCCGTTAACCAGAATTGGATTACTGGATGGATCAAAAGAGGCTGGAAAAACGTAAAGAACCCGGATCTTTGGAAAAGATTCATTGAAGTTTACAATCAACATAAACCTACGATGCATTGGGTAAAGGGACATGCAGGTCATTTCGAAAATGAACTTTGTGACAAATTAGCCGTTGCTGCAGCCAGTTCTTCTGAACTGGAAATTGACACTTATTTTGAAGGACTTGAAAACAATTCGCTCTTTTAA
- a CDS encoding T9SS type B sorting domain-containing protein, translating to MNKNLLFYFSILLLTLSGTSFAQTYQLTGNPINTTGWTIVPSAVANTDFIMLTDDITNKAGAIKLNDPINLKYCDKWRVEFDFRIDGNGTSTGKGDGFAFWYLANPPVTSQQGAGLGIPQNATGLIVGFDIYNNMAGGGLMSKVHVAYGVVPNTIDTNGLEYYNTPGSSFHSPDLNSTQPFVGSTYKHVEVTGITDPATPTNWIITVKIDGNTITSQSFIPSAGAATMTQGYFGFSASTGAASAKHSIKNVKIYTDKVSILKTLATQSFCPNPTTGYGSVNLTDFNAQFVSNPGNYTFTYYPQGSSTPIANPTSYDFNTNKTITIVIKDNAGVLCDNPDGKIQLDLAPLKANDKTLTECNNNKAGTATFNLNSANVTDIIGVTKKYYKTLNDLNAGTNEILSPDTYVSAQGTVYVKITTPLGCIGTAKITLTFYPETLVRDDTIQSCFIENNISNAVFNLTTANVTSLTTGIIKKYYKTVANAINDTNEITDPYQYTSTNTAVYAKVTDTNGCFAIAKINLVVLPPVKSSILKDKTICIENKTDLDAGPGFDDYLWSTGATTSSIKDVSVGTYWVKLKTGNCITTQIVNVQPSVNPVISNIDIHNNTIIVNVAGGRPPYQYSIDGINWQTSNTFTGLARGEVKVFVKDFYNCSPIQVQITVPNLINAITPNGDNKNDFIDYSALAYKKNLVFTVYDRYGNKLYEASKIRNYTWDGRAYGKKIPSATYWYTISWNENNKNNTETKYSGWVLVKNME from the coding sequence ATGAATAAAAATTTATTATTTTACTTCTCTATTCTTTTACTTACCCTATCTGGAACATCCTTTGCCCAGACCTATCAGCTCACCGGAAACCCTATCAATACCACTGGATGGACTATAGTCCCTAGCGCAGTTGCCAATACAGATTTCATCATGCTCACGGATGACATCACCAATAAAGCCGGCGCCATAAAGCTCAACGACCCTATTAATTTAAAGTATTGTGATAAATGGAGAGTTGAGTTTGATTTCAGAATTGATGGAAATGGAACATCAACAGGTAAAGGAGACGGATTTGCATTCTGGTATCTTGCCAACCCTCCAGTCACCAGCCAACAAGGAGCAGGGCTGGGAATTCCGCAAAATGCAACGGGTCTGATTGTAGGTTTTGATATCTATAACAATATGGCAGGAGGCGGGCTGATGAGCAAAGTTCATGTTGCCTATGGAGTAGTTCCTAATACTATAGATACGAATGGACTGGAATACTACAATACTCCAGGAAGTTCATTTCATTCTCCAGACCTCAATTCTACCCAACCTTTTGTAGGATCTACTTATAAACACGTTGAAGTTACAGGAATAACAGATCCCGCCACCCCCACCAACTGGATTATTACCGTAAAGATAGATGGCAACACCATCACATCACAATCATTTATTCCTTCAGCTGGAGCTGCTACTATGACCCAGGGATATTTTGGCTTTTCGGCCTCTACCGGAGCAGCAAGTGCTAAACATTCCATTAAAAATGTAAAAATATATACTGATAAGGTTTCCATTTTAAAGACCTTAGCCACTCAATCTTTCTGCCCAAACCCCACCACCGGCTATGGAAGTGTCAACCTAACTGATTTTAACGCTCAGTTTGTTTCCAATCCAGGAAACTATACATTCACTTACTATCCTCAGGGAAGCTCCACCCCTATAGCCAACCCTACAAGCTATGATTTTAACACCAATAAAACGATAACTATTGTTATTAAAGATAATGCCGGAGTACTTTGTGACAATCCTGATGGAAAAATCCAGCTAGATCTGGCACCTCTTAAAGCTAACGACAAAACACTTACCGAATGTAATAACAATAAAGCAGGAACAGCAACTTTCAACCTAAATTCCGCTAATGTAACTGACATAATTGGTGTTACAAAGAAATACTACAAAACACTCAATGATTTAAATGCGGGAACGAATGAAATTTTATCTCCGGATACTTATGTATCTGCACAGGGAACAGTTTATGTAAAAATAACCACCCCTCTAGGATGTATAGGTACAGCAAAAATCACCCTTACTTTCTATCCCGAAACGCTGGTAAGAGACGACACCATACAATCCTGCTTTATTGAGAACAATATATCTAATGCCGTATTTAATTTAACAACAGCCAATGTAACTTCGCTAACTACCGGTATCATTAAAAAATACTACAAAACAGTTGCCAATGCTATTAACGACACCAATGAGATTACTGACCCTTATCAATATACTTCAACAAACACAGCAGTGTATGCAAAAGTAACAGATACCAACGGCTGTTTTGCTATAGCCAAGATCAATCTTGTTGTACTTCCTCCCGTTAAATCTTCAATTCTCAAAGACAAAACCATCTGTATAGAGAACAAAACCGATTTGGATGCCGGCCCTGGTTTTGACGACTATTTGTGGAGCACCGGAGCTACCACTTCATCCATTAAAGATGTAAGTGTCGGAACGTATTGGGTAAAACTTAAAACAGGAAACTGTATTACTACACAAATTGTAAATGTACAACCCTCTGTCAATCCTGTAATATCCAACATAGATATTCATAACAATACCATTATAGTTAATGTCGCCGGAGGAAGACCACCTTACCAATATTCGATAGATGGAATTAACTGGCAGACATCAAACACTTTTACCGGTCTTGCCAGAGGAGAAGTTAAGGTCTTTGTGAAAGATTTTTATAATTGTTCTCCTATTCAGGTTCAGATAACCGTTCCTAACCTCATCAATGCCATCACTCCTAACGGAGACAATAAAAATGACTTCATAGATTATTCCGCGTTAGCTTACAAGAAAAACTTAGTCTTCACAGTCTATGACAGGTACGGGAATAAACTATACGAAGCTAGCAAAATAAGAAATTACACCTGGGACGGAAGGGCTTATGGTAAAAAAATCCCTAGTGCTACCTATTGGTATACAATCTCTTGGAATGAAAACAATAAAAACAACACTGAAACGAAATATTCAGGCTGGGTATTGGTAAAAAATATGGAATAA
- a CDS encoding T9SS type B sorting domain-containing protein — MKKTLLFFILGILLCLPGKTFSQTYQLTGNPVNTTGWDLVSDAIVSGDFIRLTTDQTSKYGAIKLATPITLSYCDKWKVEFDFRIDGNGTTQFGRGDGFTFWYLANPPTGFVSGGGLGIPANASGLMVGFDIFNNTTEGQMSKVHVLYGTNNTAGNNIEFNNTPGSTFHSPDLNPTQPFVGNTYRHVEVNGETDLTNPTNWIIKIKIDGVLIADQSFAPSGNAVGMTQGYFGFSAATGGASARHSIQNAKVFVDKVPILNNTLKPFVCTNPATGSGTVDLTSYNIQFVNNPGNYIFTYYILGSATPIANPTSFQYTGNTTIKVIVKDPTSTLCDNGDGIIQLDPTPFAATDASLTECNNNNGGVGIFDLNSAAVTTLTGTTKEFYPSIHDLNASTNQITNPSAYVSPPGIIYVRVITAQGCVSTAKITLNTHPVITVYDVQIESCFIESNPLTASFNLINASVIPNPAAFTKKYYPSLTDALNGTNEITNPGAYIAPNGVAYVKVFNATGCFSIAKLTLKVNAPAPSRVLKDKIICMESKTTLDAGPGFKSYEWSTGATTQAIKNVGVGTYWVKLKTGECITTQTVTVIPAESPVISSVDISGGSVTVHVNGGMPPYQYSMDNIVWQDSNVFTNIPRGVAKIYVKDNYNCEPITINVTVPNLINIITPNDDGINDFIDYSALAVKPNFEVNIYDRYGLQVFKADKTNGYRWNGTANGRRVPTGSYWYSVSWNENNNNKITPINFAGWIIVKNRN, encoded by the coding sequence ATGAAAAAAACTCTACTCTTTTTTATACTGGGCATTTTACTCTGTCTCCCAGGAAAAACTTTCTCTCAAACCTATCAACTTACCGGAAATCCGGTAAATACCACAGGTTGGGATCTTGTATCTGACGCTATTGTAAGCGGAGATTTTATAAGACTTACTACAGACCAAACAAGTAAGTATGGAGCCATAAAATTAGCCACTCCAATCACCTTAAGCTATTGTGATAAATGGAAGGTAGAATTTGATTTCAGAATTGATGGAAACGGAACAACACAGTTTGGACGTGGAGATGGTTTTACATTCTGGTATTTAGCCAACCCTCCAACAGGATTTGTGTCAGGAGGAGGTCTTGGAATTCCAGCCAATGCATCAGGACTTATGGTAGGTTTTGATATTTTTAATAATACTACAGAAGGCCAGATGAGTAAAGTGCATGTTTTATATGGCACCAACAATACTGCTGGCAATAATATAGAATTCAATAATACTCCGGGAAGTACATTCCACTCTCCTGATCTGAATCCCACTCAACCATTTGTAGGCAATACCTACAGACACGTTGAAGTAAACGGAGAAACAGATCTCACCAACCCCACCAACTGGATCATTAAAATTAAGATAGACGGGGTACTTATTGCCGATCAGTCATTTGCTCCTTCTGGGAATGCGGTAGGAATGACACAGGGATATTTTGGTTTTTCAGCAGCAACAGGAGGAGCCAGCGCCCGCCACTCTATCCAAAATGCCAAGGTTTTTGTAGATAAAGTTCCTATTTTAAACAATACTCTAAAACCTTTTGTTTGTACCAATCCTGCAACAGGAAGCGGAACTGTAGATCTTACTTCATATAATATACAATTTGTAAATAATCCCGGTAATTATATTTTCACTTATTACATTCTGGGATCTGCCACTCCCATTGCCAATCCTACCAGCTTTCAGTATACAGGAAACACTACTATAAAAGTAATTGTTAAAGATCCCACCTCAACACTTTGTGATAACGGAGACGGAATCATCCAACTAGATCCTACACCGTTTGCAGCAACTGATGCTAGCCTTACAGAATGTAACAACAATAATGGAGGAGTTGGTATTTTTGATCTCAATTCAGCTGCCGTTACCACCTTAACAGGTACTACAAAAGAATTCTATCCAAGTATACATGACCTGAACGCCAGCACCAATCAGATTACTAATCCCTCAGCTTACGTCTCTCCACCAGGGATTATCTATGTGAGGGTAATTACAGCACAGGGATGTGTAAGCACAGCCAAAATCACACTGAATACTCATCCAGTTATAACTGTTTATGATGTTCAAATAGAATCATGTTTTATAGAAAGCAATCCACTGACCGCCTCTTTTAATCTTATCAATGCCAGCGTTATCCCAAATCCGGCTGCATTTACAAAAAAATATTACCCATCATTAACAGATGCGCTTAATGGAACAAACGAAATAACTAATCCGGGTGCATATATTGCTCCCAATGGAGTTGCCTATGTCAAAGTTTTCAATGCAACCGGATGCTTTTCAATCGCTAAACTTACTCTAAAAGTTAATGCTCCGGCTCCATCCAGAGTTTTAAAAGACAAAATCATCTGTATGGAAAGCAAAACAACACTGGATGCCGGCCCAGGATTCAAAAGTTATGAATGGAGCACCGGAGCCACCACACAGGCTATTAAAAATGTTGGTGTTGGCACCTATTGGGTAAAACTAAAAACCGGAGAATGTATCACGACACAGACCGTAACAGTAATTCCAGCTGAGAGCCCTGTCATCTCAAGTGTAGACATTTCAGGAGGATCTGTTACCGTACACGTAAACGGCGGAATGCCACCTTATCAATATTCAATGGATAATATCGTCTGGCAGGATTCCAATGTATTCACCAATATCCCAAGAGGAGTCGCTAAGATCTATGTAAAAGATAATTATAACTGTGAACCCATTACCATTAATGTTACCGTTCCTAACCTCATTAATATCATTACCCCTAATGATGACGGCATCAATGACTTTATTGATTATTCTGCATTGGCTGTTAAACCTAATTTTGAAGTTAATATTTATGACAGATACGGTTTACAGGTTTTCAAAGCAGATAAAACCAATGGATACAGATGGAATGGCACTGCCAACGGAAGAAGAGTTCCTACTGGAAGCTATTGGTATTCCGTTTCATGGAATGAAAATAACAATAATAAGATTACTCCTATCAACTTTGCAGGCTGGATTATTGTTAAAAACAGAAATTAA
- a CDS encoding NAD(P)H-dependent oxidoreductase, whose protein sequence is MNYLEALNRRYSVKKFNNQIIPQETLHNILESGKLSASSLGLQPYKIIIVESEEMKQKLIPAFYNPSQISTCSHLVVIVSKKIIEENYIKGYFKHISEVRETPLEQLVPFKNSINQHINQKTLDEIFNWAEKQSYIVLANLMYAAAIENIDSCPMEGFRQDLIEEILNINPETEKVTVTLALGYRSEEDHFQHMKKVRKPNEKLFKFI, encoded by the coding sequence ATGAATTATTTGGAGGCTTTAAACAGAAGATATTCTGTGAAAAAATTTAATAATCAAATTATTCCTCAGGAAACCCTTCACAACATTCTTGAGTCGGGAAAGCTGTCTGCAAGTTCTCTGGGACTTCAACCTTATAAGATTATCATTGTTGAAAGTGAGGAAATGAAACAGAAATTAATTCCTGCTTTTTATAACCCATCCCAGATTTCCACGTGCTCTCATCTTGTTGTGATTGTTTCAAAGAAGATCATTGAAGAAAATTATATCAAAGGATATTTTAAACATATTTCCGAGGTAAGAGAAACTCCACTTGAGCAACTTGTCCCATTCAAGAATAGTATTAATCAGCATATTAATCAAAAAACACTGGATGAAATTTTCAACTGGGCAGAAAAACAGTCGTATATCGTATTAGCCAATCTGATGTATGCCGCTGCTATTGAAAACATAGATTCATGCCCCATGGAAGGCTTCAGGCAAGATCTGATAGAAGAAATTCTGAATATCAATCCTGAAACAGAAAAAGTAACCGTTACCCTCGCTTTAGGTTACCGTTCTGAGGAAGATCACTTCCAGCATATGAAAAAAGTAAGAAAACCAAACGAAAAATTGTTTAAATTTATTTAA